The following are from one region of the Prevotella sp. HUN102 genome:
- a CDS encoding DUF1896 domain-containing protein produces the protein METTKKELSFFRLKLENYLSEHFPEMLSDKPFITARADDALTTYCDAVAQGFSHPEAETMASEVLHRGLHFSKYDTLVSVLENEFEKELPSPLPERLSPILLKNKAVQSVFGKYDLTDDFGTSPEYEKLYTELTGTIVLLIEVNGLPTIDGENIT, from the coding sequence ATGGAAACGACAAAGAAAGAACTTTCCTTCTTCCGTCTGAAGTTGGAGAACTACCTCAGTGAGCATTTCCCTGAAATGCTGAGTGACAAACCATTCATAACGGCAAGAGCCGATGATGCCCTTACCACTTACTGCGATGCAGTGGCACAAGGATTCTCGCATCCCGAAGCGGAGACAATGGCAAGCGAGGTGCTGCATCGAGGACTGCATTTCTCCAAGTACGATACGCTTGTTTCCGTGCTGGAGAATGAGTTTGAGAAGGAACTTCCCTCCCCACTCCCCGAAAGGCTTTCCCCGATACTTCTGAAGAACAAGGCTGTACAAAGCGTTTTCGGCAAATATGATCTTACGGACGACTTCGGCACAAGTCCGGAGTATGAGAAACTTTACACCGAACTGACAGGGACAATCGTTCTGCTCATCGAGGTCAATGGTCTGCCAACGATAGACGGTGAGAACATAACTTGA
- a CDS encoding TFIIB-type zinc finger domain-containing protein, with the protein MKALQCEMCGSQDLVKDGGVFVCQSCGTKYTVEEAKKMMVEGTVDVKGTVKVDTSDELKNLYEIARRAKDADNSENATKYYDMILIKDPSSWEANYYVVYFKSMGCKIAEIWSAASDMANCQSSVIQLIKDNENDEILQKAALTEISLRNTMISSMLFNAAKNHYEGIDSSIQHNYIQEYCNNAAASAQIMYNFGDEVETKFESKYSDISIQGWKGGIGIHKEYVKYLQDKTGNINIINSYGDKIRKYDSSYVNPNVDTSACYIATAVYGSYDCPEVWTLRRFRDFTLDETWYGSLFIKAYYSISPTFVKHFGNIKIFKSQGKKLLDRWVAMLNRKGYENTPYKDKY; encoded by the coding sequence ATGAAAGCATTACAATGTGAAATGTGTGGCAGCCAAGACTTGGTAAAAGACGGTGGTGTTTTTGTTTGCCAGTCGTGCGGTACAAAATATACCGTAGAAGAAGCCAAGAAAATGATGGTTGAAGGAACCGTCGATGTAAAAGGTACTGTAAAAGTTGACACTTCAGACGAACTAAAAAACCTTTATGAAATCGCTCGTAGAGCCAAGGACGCTGATAACAGCGAAAATGCGACCAAGTACTACGACATGATACTCATTAAGGATCCTAGCAGCTGGGAGGCAAACTATTATGTCGTTTATTTCAAATCAATGGGGTGTAAGATTGCTGAGATTTGGTCTGCCGCTTCTGATATGGCAAACTGCCAATCGTCAGTAATACAACTCATAAAAGATAATGAGAATGATGAGATTCTACAAAAGGCGGCGTTGACAGAGATTTCGTTAAGAAACACTATGATTTCCTCTATGTTGTTTAATGCTGCAAAGAATCACTATGAAGGCATTGATTCTAGTATTCAACACAATTATATCCAAGAGTATTGTAACAATGCAGCTGCATCAGCACAGATAATGTATAACTTTGGTGATGAAGTAGAGACAAAGTTTGAGAGTAAATATTCAGATATTTCGATTCAAGGCTGGAAGGGTGGCATTGGTATTCATAAAGAATATGTAAAATATCTCCAGGACAAAACTGGAAACATCAATATCATCAACTCATACGGTGACAAAATAAGGAAGTATGATTCCTCATATGTAAATCCCAATGTTGATACATCTGCCTGCTATATCGCAACTGCCGTTTATGGCTCATATGACTGTCCAGAGGTTTGGACGCTTCGTCGATTTAGAGACTTCACCCTTGACGAAACGTGGTATGGAAGTTTGTTTATAAAAGCTTATTATTCAATAAGTCCTACATTCGTTAAGCATTTTGGCAACATTAAGATTTTCAAATCACAAGGAAAGAAATTGCTTGACAGATGGGTTGCTATGCTCAATCGCAAAGGTTATGAGAATACCCCATATAAAGATAAGTATTAA
- a CDS encoding site-specific integrase, whose amino-acid sequence MNIKRNIIFTLESRKKDGVLIVENVPIRMRVNFASKRIEFTTGYRIDAAKWDADKQRVKNGCSNKLKQSASEINASLLGYYTEIQDIFKKFEVEEIMPTQEQIKEAFNALHKPIEEEVKPRKSMPNTFYKVFDEFVRDCGRQNDWTDSTYEKFAAVKNHLMNFRDELTFDFFDERGLNNYVTYLRDVKEMRNSTIGKQLSFLKWFLRWAFKKGVHQNNAYDSYKPKLKSTQKKIIFLTWEELNKLREFEIPTTKQALDRVRDVFLFQCFTGLRYSDVFNLRRSDIKGGHIEVTTIKTSDSLIIELNNHSKAILDKYKDVAFEDDKVLPIITNQKMNDYLKELAELAGIDEPVRQTYYRGNERIDEVTPKYALLGTHAGRRTFICNALALGIPPQVVMKWTGHSDYKAMKPYIDIADDIKANAMSKFNQL is encoded by the coding sequence ATGAACATCAAACGAAACATTATCTTCACGTTGGAAAGTAGGAAGAAGGACGGTGTTCTCATTGTTGAGAATGTGCCTATCCGTATGCGTGTCAATTTCGCTTCCAAGCGGATTGAGTTCACGACAGGCTATCGCATCGATGCTGCCAAGTGGGATGCAGATAAGCAACGTGTAAAGAATGGTTGTAGCAACAAACTGAAACAATCGGCTTCTGAAATCAATGCTTCACTCTTGGGCTACTATACAGAAATACAGGACATCTTCAAGAAGTTTGAAGTGGAAGAAATAATGCCCACACAGGAACAAATAAAAGAGGCATTCAATGCGCTGCACAAACCTATTGAGGAAGAAGTCAAACCGAGAAAATCAATGCCTAACACTTTTTACAAAGTGTTTGATGAATTTGTGCGAGATTGTGGACGGCAAAATGATTGGACGGATTCCACCTACGAGAAGTTTGCTGCGGTGAAAAATCATCTGATGAACTTTCGAGATGAACTTACATTTGATTTCTTTGATGAGAGGGGGCTGAATAATTATGTTACTTATCTCCGTGATGTAAAGGAAATGCGTAATTCTACCATAGGCAAGCAACTTAGTTTCTTGAAATGGTTTTTACGCTGGGCATTCAAGAAAGGTGTGCATCAGAACAATGCCTATGACAGCTATAAGCCCAAACTTAAAAGTACACAGAAGAAAATCATTTTCCTCACATGGGAGGAACTGAACAAACTCCGAGAGTTCGAAATACCTACTACCAAGCAAGCCTTAGACCGAGTGCGTGATGTTTTTCTATTTCAATGCTTCACAGGTTTGCGTTATTCCGACGTGTTCAATCTTCGCAGAAGTGATATAAAGGGCGGCCACATAGAGGTTACAACTATCAAGACTTCTGATAGTTTGATTATCGAACTGAACAACCACAGCAAAGCGATACTTGACAAATACAAGGACGTGGCATTTGAAGATGATAAGGTGTTGCCTATCATTACCAATCAGAAAATGAATGATTATCTCAAAGAACTGGCAGAATTGGCAGGTATCGATGAACCAGTACGCCAAACTTATTACAGAGGTAATGAGCGCATTGATGAGGTTACCCCAAAGTATGCCCTACTCGGCACACATGCTGGTCGTAGAACATTCATCTGTAATGCCCTTGCATTGGGAATTCCTCCGCAAGTTGTGATGAAATGGACAGGGCATAGTGATTACAAGGCTATGAAGCCATACATAGACATTGCAGACGACATCAAAGCGAATGCCATGAGTAAATTCAATCAGTTATAA
- a CDS encoding site-specific integrase: MRTNFKVSFYLRSNYENKEGKSPVMLRVFLNGEMANFGSTKIFVDKTVWNNATSRLKGRTAEALSANAALDSISATLNNIYHKFEDDPSLSLEKIRSFFVGKDREYTTFLPVFDRFNEDVRQRVGHTISKDSLQKYSVLRRHFSEFLIHKYGRKDIGLTEFTPSVVQDFELYLSTVAGCAYNTSVKKMKALKTVTIYAQKRGYLLHDPFLNHRFHLEPVNRGFLTDEEIMKIANKELDIHRLELVRDVFIFSCFTGLAYIDVANLTPDNIVTLDDKQWIMTKRQKTSVETNVLLLDIPKSIIAKYSHKTYRDGKLFPILTNQKTNAYLKEIADICGIKKNLTFHLARHTFATMSLSKGVPMESVSKMLGHTNIKTTQIYARITNKKIEHDMEQLADKLGKFNKAMGIR; the protein is encoded by the coding sequence ATGAGAACAAATTTCAAGGTGTCCTTCTACCTACGCTCAAACTATGAGAACAAAGAAGGAAAGTCGCCTGTAATGCTCCGGGTATTCCTTAACGGAGAGATGGCTAATTTCGGATCTACGAAAATCTTCGTGGACAAGACTGTATGGAACAATGCCACAAGCCGGCTCAAAGGCCGGACGGCTGAAGCCTTATCCGCCAATGCCGCATTGGACTCTATTTCTGCTACACTGAATAACATCTATCACAAATTTGAGGACGACCCCTCCCTGTCATTGGAGAAAATCCGCTCGTTTTTTGTGGGGAAAGACAGGGAGTATACAACTTTTCTCCCTGTATTCGACAGGTTCAACGAAGATGTCAGACAGCGTGTAGGACATACCATCAGCAAGGACAGCCTTCAGAAATACAGTGTTTTGAGAAGACATTTCTCAGAGTTCCTTATCCATAAATATGGAAGAAAGGATATAGGACTTACAGAGTTTACGCCATCCGTGGTACAGGATTTTGAGTTGTATCTAAGCACGGTGGCAGGCTGCGCTTACAATACATCGGTCAAAAAAATGAAGGCACTCAAGACCGTAACCATCTATGCGCAAAAACGTGGTTATCTTCTTCACGACCCCTTCCTCAATCACCGTTTTCACCTGGAGCCTGTCAATCGCGGCTTTCTCACGGACGAGGAAATCATGAAAATAGCCAACAAGGAATTGGACATCCACCGCTTGGAACTGGTAAGGGACGTTTTCATATTCTCCTGCTTCACGGGACTGGCATATATAGATGTAGCCAATCTCACACCAGACAACATCGTTACGCTCGATGACAAGCAGTGGATTATGACCAAAAGACAGAAGACCAGCGTGGAGACAAATGTACTCTTGCTGGATATACCCAAGAGTATCATCGCCAAGTACAGCCACAAGACCTATCGGGACGGCAAACTGTTTCCCATATTAACGAATCAGAAAACCAACGCATATTTGAAGGAAATTGCCGATATTTGTGGCATCAAGAAGAATCTGACCTTCCATCTTGCCCGCCATACATTCGCCACAATGTCACTGAGCAAGGGCGTTCCGATGGAAAGCGTGTCGAAGATGCTGGGGCATACCAATATCAAGACCACACAAATATATGCCCGAATTACGAATAAAAAGATAGAGCATGACATGGAGCAACTCGCCGACAAACTCGGCAAGTTCAACAAGGCAATGGGAATCCGATAA